The Chloroflexota bacterium genomic sequence ATTGCGCTCAGTCTCATAGGGTCAGACCAAGAGGACAGTCCTGTTGCTGAGTTCCTCAAGACCAAAGGGGAAGGAATATCTCTCATAAACTTCGAGGTCACCGACATAAAAGAGACGATGACAGATCTGGTGAAGAAGGGAGTAACGTTTATCAGTGACGAGCCGATACCCTATATCGCGGGGATGCAGAACTACTCACTTCCAGAATCGATGCACGGCGCACAGATTTGCTGGTCCCAGCATAGCCCAGATTGGGACGTCACCGAATCACCACGCAAA encodes the following:
- a CDS encoding methylmalonyl-CoA epimerase, producing MITRLCEVCITVKDFDAAVKKYSDVLGMKPIFMKAEDLPFPGVKVAIFPIRDIALSLIGSDQEDSPVAEFLKTKGEGISLINFEVTDIKETMTDLVKKGVTFISDEPIPYIAGMQNYSLPESMHGAQICWSQHSPDWDVTESPRKLWGTP